Proteins from a single region of Hypomesus transpacificus isolate Combined female chromosome 9, fHypTra1, whole genome shotgun sequence:
- the LOC124471667 gene encoding NCK-interacting protein with SH3 domain-like isoform X2, protein MKNGGKYNLEQRDVLQKLIHHRKETLARRSPTPSKHGLPSSTSELSLTNTPQPPNGLSRRQARVPVSGSLENMQGEQGFYQVPPQPRRAAPLTPPPPEKQRATRRPAAPDIPSEASSVPPSPGPAPDAGLGLSPAVSSASLDSSSSHSVISSDISLPSVASTPPPVPSRVKPPAPQPDDTHPNPPPQPLPSNRGPAPQPPSQPQPQPQPTIPLQPSLDDQSETEWPVAPPPVTESPLGSPTRAEPFPMTTGAELIELVRKNTGLSYELSRVAVGVVVGHLQTALPQASTDLEKVLLSLVENKDLGSALPRGQVCHDEQRLEVIFGDLARHREDSQQRSWALHEDQTLIACYLEELLKILTDADPEVCNKMCKANHSEPVLSLVSYYQMEHRVSLRLLLLKVFGAMCSLDAALISTLLNSILPMELARDLQTDTQEHQKMCYTALVLTMIFSMGEQVPYHHYEHLNAGFVQFILDVVEEGLPSDPTEQLPDLCLNLLLAFNLHLSVPSNNVIMQTVMKKNPKILTEKVLLLLNRGDDPVCVFKHAPPAPHSVLKFLQDVFASRESADIFYRTDMMVMIDIIVRQISDLSPGDKLRMEYLSLMHSIMRSTDYLEHRHRVSDLQGALRMILNEEADDETLGDGGGATAKQMDKLIVQQVYKEFPQLNES, encoded by the exons ATGAAGAATGGGGGCAAATACAATCTTGAACAGAGAGATGTCTTACA GAAGTTGATCCACCACAGGAAGGAGACCCTGGCACGACGAAGCCCGACTCCATCCAAGCACggtctgccctcctccaccagcgAGCTGTCTCTCACCAacacccctcagccccccaATGGGCTCAGTCGACGCCAGGCCAGAGTGCCAGTGTCTGGGAGTCTGGAGAACATGCAAGGAGAACAAGGCTTTTACCAG GTTCCTCCTCAACCTCGCCGGGCAGcgcccctcaccccacccccccctgagAAGCAGAGAGCTACCAGACGTCCAG cggcACCAGACATTCCCTCCGAAGCGTCATCTGTGCCTCCCTCTCCTGGCCCCGCTCCCGATGCAGGCTTGGGCCTGTCCCCAGCCGTCAGCTCCGCCTCTCTAGACTCCAGCTCCTCCCACTCAGTGATCTCCTCTGACATCAGCCTTCCCAGTGTGGCCAGCACCCCGCCCCCAGTCCCAAGTCGGGTcaagccccctgccccccaaccCGACGacacccaccccaaccccccaccacaGCCGCTTCCCTCAAACAGAGGCCCCGCACCTCAGCCTccgtcccagccccagccccagccccaacctacAATACCCTTACAGCCCAGCTTGGATGACCAATCAGAAACAGAGTGGCCTgtagcccctccccctgtcaccGAGAGCCCCCTGGGGAGCCCCACCAGGGCGGAGCCCTTCCCCATGACGACGGGGGCGGAGTTGATCGAGCTGGTGCGTAAGAACACGGGCCTTAGTTATGAGCTGTCGCGAGTGGCCGTTGGCGTTGTCGTGGGACACCTGCAGACCGCCTTACCTCAAGCTTCCACTGACTTAGAGAAAGTCCTTCTCTCACTGGTGGAGAACAAG GATTTGGGTTCAGCATTGCCGCGGGGACAAGTGTGCCACGACGAGCAGCGTCTGGAGGTGATCTTCGGCGACCTGGCTCGCCATCGCGAGGACTCCCAGCAGCGCAGCTGGGCCCTCCACGAGGATCAGACCCTCATAGCCTGCTACCTGGAAGAGCTGCTGAAGATACTG ACGGACGCAGACCCGGAGGTGTGTAACAAGATGTGCAAGGCCAACCATTCTGAACCGGTACTGTCACTGGTCTCCTACTATCAGATG GAACACCGTGTGTCCCTTCGCCTGCTGTTGCTCAAGGTGTTCGGAGCCATGTGCAGCCTGGACGCAGCCCTCATCTCCACCCTGCTCAACTCCATTCTGCCCATGGAGCTAGCCAGGGActtacagacagacacccagg AACACCAGAAGATGTGTTACACTGCTTTGGTGCTGACGATGATCTTCTCCATGGGCGAACAAGTTCCCTATCACCACTACG AGCACTTGAATGCAGGGTTTGTCCAGTTCATTCTGGACGTGGTGGAGGAGGGTCTTCCATCAGACCCCACTGAGCAGCTGCCAGATCTCTGTCTCAACCTCCTTCTGGCCTTCAACCTGCACCTCTCTG TGCCCAGTAACAACGTCATCATGCAGACTGTGATGAAGAAAAACCCCAAGATCCTCACAGAGAAAGTTCTGCTGCTGCTAAACAGAGGGG atgaccctgtgtgtgtcttcaaaCACGCCCCCCCGGCCCCACACTCTGTCCTTAAGTTCCTCCAGGATGTCTTTGCCAGCCGAGAATCTGCTGACATCTTCTACCGCACTGACATGATGGTGATGATTGACATCATAGTTCGACAAATCTCTGACCTGTCACCGGGAGACAAG TTGAGGATGGAGTATCTCTCCCTCATGCACTCCATCATGCGCTCCACTGACTACTTGGAGCACCGACACCGCGTCAGTGACCTGCAGGGGGCGCTGCGCATGATTCTGAACGAGGAAGCAGATGACGAGACCCTGGGCGATGGGGGCGGAGCCACGGCCAAACAGATGGATAAACTAAtagtacagcaggtctataagGAATTTCCCCAACTGAACGAAAGCTGA
- the LOC124471667 gene encoding NCK-interacting protein with SH3 domain-like isoform X1 produces the protein MYRSLYAFRSAEPNSLQFAAGESFLILERSNKHWWLGSRCTSGETGYIPASYVEKIQAPEQDDVLQSIDRAIEGIHNVAMKNGGKYNLEQRDVLQKLIHHRKETLARRSPTPSKHGLPSSTSELSLTNTPQPPNGLSRRQARVPVSGSLENMQGEQGFYQVPPQPRRAAPLTPPPPEKQRATRRPAAPDIPSEASSVPPSPGPAPDAGLGLSPAVSSASLDSSSSHSVISSDISLPSVASTPPPVPSRVKPPAPQPDDTHPNPPPQPLPSNRGPAPQPPSQPQPQPQPTIPLQPSLDDQSETEWPVAPPPVTESPLGSPTRAEPFPMTTGAELIELVRKNTGLSYELSRVAVGVVVGHLQTALPQASTDLEKVLLSLVENKDLGSALPRGQVCHDEQRLEVIFGDLARHREDSQQRSWALHEDQTLIACYLEELLKILTDADPEVCNKMCKANHSEPVLSLVSYYQMEHRVSLRLLLLKVFGAMCSLDAALISTLLNSILPMELARDLQTDTQEHQKMCYTALVLTMIFSMGEQVPYHHYEHLNAGFVQFILDVVEEGLPSDPTEQLPDLCLNLLLAFNLHLSVPSNNVIMQTVMKKNPKILTEKVLLLLNRGDDPVCVFKHAPPAPHSVLKFLQDVFASRESADIFYRTDMMVMIDIIVRQISDLSPGDKLRMEYLSLMHSIMRSTDYLEHRHRVSDLQGALRMILNEEADDETLGDGGGATAKQMDKLIVQQVYKEFPQLNES, from the exons ATGTATCGGTCTCTGTATGCCTTTCGATCCGCGGAGCCCAACTCGCTTCAGTTCGCAGCCGGGGAGAGCTTTCTGATTCTGGAGCGAAGCAACAAACACTGGTGGCTTGGATCTCGCTGCACCTCCGGTGAGACGGGATACATCCCCGCATCTTATGTCGAAAAGATTCAG gcCCCAGAACAGGATGATGTGTTGCAGTCCATCGACAGAGCAATCGAAGGCATCCATAATGTGGCTATGAAGAATGGGGGCAAATACAATCTTGAACAGAGAGATGTCTTACA GAAGTTGATCCACCACAGGAAGGAGACCCTGGCACGACGAAGCCCGACTCCATCCAAGCACggtctgccctcctccaccagcgAGCTGTCTCTCACCAacacccctcagccccccaATGGGCTCAGTCGACGCCAGGCCAGAGTGCCAGTGTCTGGGAGTCTGGAGAACATGCAAGGAGAACAAGGCTTTTACCAG GTTCCTCCTCAACCTCGCCGGGCAGcgcccctcaccccacccccccctgagAAGCAGAGAGCTACCAGACGTCCAG cggcACCAGACATTCCCTCCGAAGCGTCATCTGTGCCTCCCTCTCCTGGCCCCGCTCCCGATGCAGGCTTGGGCCTGTCCCCAGCCGTCAGCTCCGCCTCTCTAGACTCCAGCTCCTCCCACTCAGTGATCTCCTCTGACATCAGCCTTCCCAGTGTGGCCAGCACCCCGCCCCCAGTCCCAAGTCGGGTcaagccccctgccccccaaccCGACGacacccaccccaaccccccaccacaGCCGCTTCCCTCAAACAGAGGCCCCGCACCTCAGCCTccgtcccagccccagccccagccccaacctacAATACCCTTACAGCCCAGCTTGGATGACCAATCAGAAACAGAGTGGCCTgtagcccctccccctgtcaccGAGAGCCCCCTGGGGAGCCCCACCAGGGCGGAGCCCTTCCCCATGACGACGGGGGCGGAGTTGATCGAGCTGGTGCGTAAGAACACGGGCCTTAGTTATGAGCTGTCGCGAGTGGCCGTTGGCGTTGTCGTGGGACACCTGCAGACCGCCTTACCTCAAGCTTCCACTGACTTAGAGAAAGTCCTTCTCTCACTGGTGGAGAACAAG GATTTGGGTTCAGCATTGCCGCGGGGACAAGTGTGCCACGACGAGCAGCGTCTGGAGGTGATCTTCGGCGACCTGGCTCGCCATCGCGAGGACTCCCAGCAGCGCAGCTGGGCCCTCCACGAGGATCAGACCCTCATAGCCTGCTACCTGGAAGAGCTGCTGAAGATACTG ACGGACGCAGACCCGGAGGTGTGTAACAAGATGTGCAAGGCCAACCATTCTGAACCGGTACTGTCACTGGTCTCCTACTATCAGATG GAACACCGTGTGTCCCTTCGCCTGCTGTTGCTCAAGGTGTTCGGAGCCATGTGCAGCCTGGACGCAGCCCTCATCTCCACCCTGCTCAACTCCATTCTGCCCATGGAGCTAGCCAGGGActtacagacagacacccagg AACACCAGAAGATGTGTTACACTGCTTTGGTGCTGACGATGATCTTCTCCATGGGCGAACAAGTTCCCTATCACCACTACG AGCACTTGAATGCAGGGTTTGTCCAGTTCATTCTGGACGTGGTGGAGGAGGGTCTTCCATCAGACCCCACTGAGCAGCTGCCAGATCTCTGTCTCAACCTCCTTCTGGCCTTCAACCTGCACCTCTCTG TGCCCAGTAACAACGTCATCATGCAGACTGTGATGAAGAAAAACCCCAAGATCCTCACAGAGAAAGTTCTGCTGCTGCTAAACAGAGGGG atgaccctgtgtgtgtcttcaaaCACGCCCCCCCGGCCCCACACTCTGTCCTTAAGTTCCTCCAGGATGTCTTTGCCAGCCGAGAATCTGCTGACATCTTCTACCGCACTGACATGATGGTGATGATTGACATCATAGTTCGACAAATCTCTGACCTGTCACCGGGAGACAAG TTGAGGATGGAGTATCTCTCCCTCATGCACTCCATCATGCGCTCCACTGACTACTTGGAGCACCGACACCGCGTCAGTGACCTGCAGGGGGCGCTGCGCATGATTCTGAACGAGGAAGCAGATGACGAGACCCTGGGCGATGGGGGCGGAGCCACGGCCAAACAGATGGATAAACTAAtagtacagcaggtctataagGAATTTCCCCAACTGAACGAAAGCTGA
- the prkar2ab gene encoding LOW QUALITY PROTEIN: protein kinase, cAMP-dependent, regulatory, type II, alpha, B (The sequence of the model RefSeq protein was modified relative to this genomic sequence to represent the inferred CDS: substituted 1 base at 1 genomic stop codon) — translation MSQTISPGKNFVAGGFGGVCLVFAGHPLDTIKVRIQTQPKPVPGQIPQYYGTFDCFKKTLAKEGIKGLYKGMAAPIIGVTPMFAVCFFGFGMGKKLQQKTPDEILKYHQLFAAGMLSGVFTTAIMAPGERIKCLLQIQAASGEVKYAGPMDCVKQLYRESGIKGIYKGTALTLMRDVPASGMYFMTYEWLKRILTPAGKRXMSVQIPVGLTELLQAYTVEVLRRRPPDLVEFAIQHFTHLRDSRNVKQVKECPVKSIRKGVSFEDNSLDESNEEDDEESDVLFSLPVLPSSQKYNRRVSVCAEAYNPDDDEDDELEPRVVHPKTDEQRCSLQDACRDILLFKTLDQEQFSEVLDGMFEVRVISQEHIIDQGSDGDNFYVIERGVYDIVVQKDGVGLRVGTYDNKGSFGELALMYNTPRAATIIATQEGALWGLDRATFHRLIVKNNAKKRRMYDAFIECVPLLRSLELSERMKIVDVLGVRVFKDEERLIMQGEKADCFYIVESGEVKIMMKSKTNAGQQDNTEVEIARCHRGQYFGELALVTNKPRAASVYAVGVTKCLVIDIQAFERLLGPCKEIMKRNISNYEDQLVALFGSSVDLKH, via the exons ATGTCGCAGACCATCAGTCCAGGAAAAAACTTTGTAGCAGGCGGGTTTGGTGGTGTCTGTTTGGTCTTTGCTGGACACCCTCTCGACACAATAAAA GTTCGTATACAGACACAACCCAAGCCTGTACCAGGACAGATACCCCAGTATTATGGCACCTTTGATTGTTTCAAAAAGACACTTGCCAAAGAG GGGATAAAAGGCTTGTACAAGGGCATGGCAGCTCCAATCATCGGAGTGACTCCGATGTTCGCCGTCTGCTTCTTTGGTTTCGGCATGGGCAAGAAGCTTCAGCAGAAAACTCCAGACGAGATCCTGAA ATATCACCAGCTGTTTGCTGCTGGGATGCTGTCCGGTGTGTTCACCACCGCCATCATGGCACCAGGAGAGCGCATCAAGTGTCTGCTGCAG atccAGGCAGCTAGTGGCGAGGTGAAGTACGCCGGGCCCATGGACTGTGTGAAGCAGCTGTACAGAGAGAGCGGTATTAAGGGCATCTACAAAGGCACTGCTCTGACCCTGATGAGAG ATGTGCCGGCCAGCGGGATGTACTTCATGACCTACGAATGGCTAAAGCGTATTCTCACACCAGCGGGAAAAAGGTGA ATGAGTGTTCAGATTCCAGTTGGTTTGACGGAGTTACTGCAAGCATATACTGTGGAAGTTCTGCGACGCAGGCCTCCGGATCTGGTCGAATTTGCTATACAGCATTTCACTCATCTACGAGATAGCCGTAATGTCAAGCAAGTGAAAGAGTGTCCGGTCAAATCAATCAGAAAAGGGGTGTCTTTTGAAGACAACTCATTAGATGAATCAAATGAGGAAGACGACGAAGAGTCGGACGTTTTGT tcTCCCTGCCTGTATTGCCCTCATCCCAGAAATATAACCGCAGAGTATCAG TGTGTGCGGAGGCCTATAACCCAGACGACGACGAGGACGATGAATTGGAGCCTCGGGTGGTGCACCCCAAGACCGACGAGCAGCGATGCAGCCTCCAGGACGCATGCAGAGACATACTATTGTTTAAAACCCTAGACCAG gaacaattCTCAGAGGTACTAGACGGCATGTTCGAGGTACGCGTCATATCCCAGGAGCACATAATAGACCAGGGGAGCGACGGAGACAACTTCTACGTCATCgagag GGGTGTGTATGATATCGTAGTCCAGAAAGATGGCGTTGGGCTGCGCGTGGGGACGTATGATAACAAGGGCAGTTTCGGGGAATTGGCACTCATGTATAACACCCCACGAGCTGCAACTATCATCGCCACTCAGGAGGGGGCGCTGTGGGGTCTG GATCGGGCCACATTTCACAGACTGATTGTGAAAAACAATGCCAAAAAGAGGAGGATGTACGATGCCTTCATCGAATGTGTTCCCCTTCTGAGGTCTCTGGAG CTGTCTGAGAGAATGAAGATCGTAGATGTTCTGGGAGTAAGAGTGTTCAAAGATGAGGAGCGTCTCATCATGCAG GGGGAAAAGGCTGACTGTTTCTACATTGTGGAGTCAGGGGAAGTGAAGATCATGATGAAAAGCAAA ACGAACGCAGGTCAGCAGGATAACACAGAGGTGGAGATAGCCCGCTGTCACAGGGGACAGTACTTTGGGGAGTTGGCTCTGGTGACCAACAAGCCACGAGCAGCATCAGTCTATGCTGTCGGAGTAACCAAGTGCCTGG TAATAGACATTCAGGCTTTTGAGCGGTTGCTTGGTCCGTGTAAAGAGATTATGAAGAGGAACATCTCCAATTATGAAGACCAACTGGTAGCTCTGTTTGGTTCCAGTGTAGACTTGAAACATTAA